From Haloarcula hispanica ATCC 33960, the proteins below share one genomic window:
- a CDS encoding NAD(P)/FAD-dependent oxidoreductase: MNVAVVGGGAVGLSTALTLGRHGASVTVFERDELGSGASGRAAGLCYDAFADDVDAAVAADAITRYRDLDLFEPQPYVWVARDESDAAAVREQIAGMQRNGVAVEALTPAELGDRYPALDTSGIEVAGLASDAGVLDPDAVVATLAETAREAGSTIETETPVSLASPTTVETPDETRTFDAVVVAAGPQTKPLVADIGVSLALKAYRAQALVTEPVDAALPSFYDATREFYWRSKADALLVGDGAHEVDPTEWNPEADAEFVTRSLDRVEQSTALSPACDRAWSGLCTATPDGAPLAGQVADGLWVATGWQGHGLMRAPAMGDYLAADVLNRPNPLSEHLPDRVDPTRFDGSEEFAALDDPTRDWDE, translated from the coding sequence ATGAACGTCGCCGTCGTCGGCGGCGGGGCCGTCGGTCTGTCGACCGCACTGACGCTGGGCCGTCACGGCGCGTCGGTCACGGTGTTCGAACGCGATGAACTGGGCAGCGGTGCGAGCGGCCGCGCCGCCGGCCTCTGCTACGACGCCTTCGCCGACGACGTGGACGCGGCCGTCGCCGCGGACGCGATCACTCGCTACCGCGACCTGGACCTGTTCGAGCCCCAGCCCTACGTCTGGGTCGCACGAGACGAGAGCGACGCCGCGGCCGTCCGCGAGCAGATCGCGGGGATGCAGCGAAACGGCGTCGCGGTCGAAGCGCTCACGCCGGCGGAACTCGGCGACCGCTACCCGGCGCTGGACACGAGCGGCATCGAGGTGGCCGGCCTCGCCAGCGACGCCGGCGTGCTCGACCCGGACGCTGTGGTAGCCACGCTCGCCGAAACAGCCCGCGAAGCGGGCTCGACCATCGAAACGGAAACCCCGGTCTCGCTCGCGTCGCCGACGACCGTCGAAACGCCGGACGAAACGCGGACGTTCGACGCGGTAGTGGTCGCGGCCGGCCCACAGACGAAGCCACTCGTTGCCGACATCGGCGTCTCGCTTGCGCTGAAAGCTTACCGGGCGCAGGCGCTCGTGACCGAGCCGGTCGACGCCGCGTTGCCATCGTTCTACGACGCGACGCGTGAGTTCTACTGGCGGTCGAAAGCCGACGCGCTGCTGGTCGGCGACGGCGCACACGAGGTCGACCCGACGGAGTGGAACCCGGAGGCTGACGCCGAGTTCGTCACTCGGAGCCTCGACCGTGTCGAGCAGTCAACGGCGCTCTCGCCGGCTTGTGACCGAGCCTGGTCTGGTCTGTGTACAGCGACGCCAGACGGCGCGCCGCTGGCCGGGCAGGTCGCCGACGGGCTCTGGGTGGCGACCGGCTGGCAGGGCCACGGGCTCATGCGCGCGCCAGCGATGGGCGACTATCTCGCCGCAGACGTTCTCAATCGCCCGAATCCGCTCTCCGAGCATTTGCCCGACCGGGTCGACCCAACGCGGTTCGACGGCTCCGAAGAGTTCGCCGCGCTGGACGACCCGACGCGTGACTGGGACGAGTAA
- a CDS encoding Hsp20/alpha crystallin family protein codes for MMRDIGSSISDAIFENIGRAAGRVQENKPLASDLLESDDAYLVVFDAPGTTASDIQVRYVDDRVEVRIDRFRDFYEGFEMRYPGRGLALDGSVTLPSDAAVDPETAQATLKSNGTLHVRVPKAEPGHDEDAATDVGVETDDSGTDGGTEADANTDVEGEAESADEGEDDS; via the coding sequence ATGATGCGGGACATCGGCTCCTCGATCAGCGACGCGATCTTCGAGAACATCGGCCGGGCCGCCGGCCGGGTGCAGGAGAACAAGCCGCTGGCCTCGGACCTGCTGGAGTCGGACGACGCCTACCTCGTCGTCTTCGACGCGCCCGGCACGACGGCGTCGGACATTCAGGTCCGGTACGTCGACGACCGCGTGGAGGTCCGCATCGACCGCTTCCGTGACTTCTACGAGGGCTTCGAGATGCGCTACCCCGGCCGCGGGCTCGCGCTCGACGGAAGCGTCACCCTGCCGAGCGACGCCGCTGTCGACCCGGAGACGGCCCAGGCCACACTCAAGAGCAACGGCACGCTCCACGTCCGCGTCCCGAAGGCTGAGCCTGGGCACGACGAGGACGCGGCAACGGATGTGGGCGTTGAAACCGACGACAGCGGGACTGACGGGGGAACCGAAGCGGATGCAAATACCGATGTCGAAGGCGAAGCCGAATCAGCTGACGAGGGCGAAGACGACTCCTGA
- a CDS encoding DUF7559 family protein, with protein MPATMEVVCTDDSCELDMFEMHYTYDMPDDVELAAFSCPYCGGTDCLDEVEL; from the coding sequence ATGCCAGCCACTATGGAGGTCGTCTGCACGGACGACAGCTGCGAACTCGACATGTTCGAGATGCACTACACGTACGATATGCCGGACGATGTCGAACTCGCGGCGTTCTCCTGTCCGTACTGTGGCGGGACGGACTGTCTCGACGAAGTGGAACTATGA
- a CDS encoding DUF429 domain-containing protein — MSKRVLGVDFSGAATAGDALWVTEAIPTEDGLTIQRCYRGTDEWGRDREAAHAGLFDRITDDDVGAVGLDFPFSLPQALLDAQCGGTWDGFVDWLASGSGPTDPGSLSEACRHTAEMATGNRDLRRETDFRRGALCPYTNRTRSMTFYGVRDVLGKLRDDDATAVVPMQGWDADTLVAEVYPAATFGWLGCYREGYKNVDDPRQRREANVAAVEACSVTVGDHRDTYLGNHDALDSLAAVVSAGRLADGAGPPVSGPDSEGCIYV, encoded by the coding sequence ATGAGTAAACGCGTCCTCGGGGTGGATTTCAGCGGCGCAGCGACCGCTGGCGACGCGCTCTGGGTCACCGAGGCGATCCCGACGGAAGACGGGCTGACGATTCAACGGTGCTACCGCGGGACGGACGAATGGGGCCGGGACCGTGAAGCGGCTCACGCTGGCCTTTTCGATCGCATCACCGACGATGATGTGGGCGCTGTCGGGCTGGATTTCCCGTTCAGTCTGCCACAGGCGCTGCTTGACGCGCAGTGCGGGGGGACCTGGGACGGCTTCGTCGACTGGCTTGCGAGCGGTAGCGGCCCGACTGACCCGGGGTCACTCTCAGAGGCGTGCCGGCACACCGCGGAGATGGCGACCGGCAACCGGGACCTGCGCCGGGAGACGGATTTCCGCCGCGGGGCGCTGTGTCCCTACACGAATCGGACGCGCAGTATGACCTTCTACGGCGTCCGGGACGTACTCGGAAAACTGCGAGACGACGACGCGACAGCCGTCGTGCCGATGCAGGGCTGGGATGCCGACACGCTGGTCGCGGAGGTGTACCCCGCGGCGACGTTCGGCTGGCTGGGCTGCTACCGCGAGGGGTACAAGAACGTCGATGACCCCCGGCAGCGCCGAGAGGCAAACGTCGCAGCGGTCGAAGCCTGTAGCGTTACGGTCGGCGATCACCGCGACACCTACCTCGGGAACCACGACGCGCTGGACTCGCTGGCCGCCGTGGTTTCGGCGGGCCGGCTGGCCGACGGTGCCGGACCGCCCGTCTCGGGTCCCGACAGTGAAGGCTGTATCTACGTTTGA
- a CDS encoding ABC transporter ATP-binding protein produces MPDDQGGFEGVRENVDGHPMVNLVGYATPYWLRLLVGILAAFCTRFARLVPPIIVAAAIDRVVLSSGEPGLLTDAGLLPPGQITGEAARIAFLQRLVAIAAIAYLLRSATRFASRYLLQSSAQKIQRDLRNDTYDHLQHLSLSFFANHQTGGMMSILNSDINRLESFLNTEFRQMIRVVATVGGIAVILYRYSPKLALIALGPVPLIGIASGFFLTWIEPKYRSIRQTVSRLNTRLENNLSGAPVIKAFDRYDFERKRVTDQSQEYHDQKVAALRIRRAFFAGLRLLTGIAFVLILYVAGMDFITAPESEAALSTGAFALFFLYIRRLYSPMRRIGRSANKYQLAKSSAERVFGLLGQDPEVTDPADPYEPDNIDGSVEFDDVTFGYGDEPPVVRDVSLDVPDGATIGLAGATGAGKSTLLKLVPRFHDVDAGAVRVDGVDVREYGLQSLRGEIAIVEQQPYLFSGTVAENIAYGDHEVLDAEQLDEETEEVGWETARDRVRDAAKAAQAHEFIQDLLDGYDTQIGERGIKLSGGQRQRVAIARALLNDPEIIIFDEATSDVDTETEDRIQESIEQLVADRTAFVIAHRLSTIQDADRIVVMDDGEIVERGSHADLLAADGDYADLWHAQADDRTVSADN; encoded by the coding sequence ATGCCTGACGACCAGGGCGGCTTCGAGGGCGTCCGCGAGAACGTCGACGGCCACCCGATGGTCAACCTCGTCGGCTACGCCACCCCCTACTGGCTCCGTCTGCTCGTCGGCATTCTGGCGGCGTTCTGTACCCGGTTCGCCCGCCTCGTGCCGCCGATAATCGTCGCCGCGGCCATCGACCGTGTCGTCCTCAGCAGCGGCGAGCCGGGGCTGCTGACGGATGCCGGCCTGTTGCCGCCCGGCCAAATCACGGGCGAAGCCGCCCGTATCGCGTTCCTCCAGCGGCTGGTCGCCATCGCAGCCATCGCCTATCTCCTTCGGTCGGCGACGCGCTTTGCCTCCAGATATCTCCTCCAGTCGAGCGCCCAGAAGATACAGCGGGACCTCCGGAACGACACCTACGACCACCTGCAACACCTCTCGCTGTCCTTCTTTGCGAACCACCAGACCGGCGGGATGATGTCGATACTCAACAGCGACATCAACCGGCTGGAATCGTTCCTCAACACGGAGTTCCGCCAGATGATTCGGGTGGTGGCGACCGTCGGCGGTATCGCGGTCATCCTCTATCGGTACTCTCCGAAACTGGCGCTCATCGCGCTCGGCCCGGTGCCACTCATCGGCATCGCCAGCGGCTTCTTCCTCACCTGGATCGAGCCGAAATACCGCTCCATCCGCCAGACAGTGTCCCGGCTCAACACCCGGTTAGAGAACAACCTCAGCGGCGCGCCAGTCATCAAAGCGTTCGACCGCTACGACTTCGAGCGCAAGCGGGTGACCGACCAGAGCCAGGAGTATCACGACCAGAAGGTAGCCGCCCTGCGTATCCGCCGGGCCTTTTTCGCCGGCCTGCGACTGCTTACTGGTATCGCGTTCGTCCTGATTCTGTACGTCGCCGGGATGGACTTCATCACGGCTCCCGAGAGCGAAGCGGCGCTGTCGACCGGGGCGTTTGCCCTGTTTTTCCTGTATATCCGCCGGCTGTACTCGCCGATGCGCCGAATCGGGCGCTCCGCAAACAAGTACCAGCTCGCCAAGTCCAGCGCCGAGCGCGTGTTCGGGCTGCTGGGTCAGGACCCCGAAGTCACCGACCCCGCAGACCCGTACGAACCCGACAACATCGACGGGTCGGTCGAGTTCGACGACGTGACGTTCGGCTACGGTGACGAACCGCCGGTCGTCCGCGACGTGTCGCTTGACGTGCCCGATGGCGCGACAATCGGCCTTGCTGGGGCGACCGGAGCCGGCAAATCGACCTTGCTGAAACTGGTGCCGCGGTTCCACGACGTGGATGCTGGTGCGGTCCGGGTGGATGGCGTCGACGTGCGCGAGTACGGCCTCCAGAGCCTCAGGGGCGAAATCGCCATCGTCGAACAACAGCCGTACCTGTTCTCGGGGACCGTCGCCGAGAACATCGCCTACGGCGACCACGAGGTACTCGACGCCGAACAGTTGGACGAGGAGACCGAAGAGGTCGGCTGGGAGACCGCACGCGACCGTGTCCGCGATGCGGCGAAAGCCGCACAGGCCCACGAGTTCATTCAAGACTTGCTGGATGGGTACGACACGCAGATCGGCGAGCGGGGCATCAAACTCTCGGGCGGCCAGCGGCAGCGGGTCGCCATCGCTCGCGCTCTGCTGAACGACCCCGAGATCATCATCTTCGACGAGGCGACCAGCGACGTGGACACGGAGACGGAAGACCGGATTCAGGAGAGCATCGAACAGTTGGTCGCGGACCGCACCGCCTTCGTCATCGCCCACCGCCTCTCGACAATTCAGGACGCGGACCGTATTGTCGTGATGGACGACGGGGAAATCGTCGAACGGGGTAGCCACGCTGACCTGCTCGCGGCCGACGGCGATTACGCCGATCTCTGGCACGCCCAGGCCGACGACCGAACGGTCAGCGCCGACAACTGA
- the arcD gene encoding arginine/ornithine antiporter ArcD, giving the protein MTSLTLEPLTYEDIPSERRPGVLQALVPVLGVVLFLGIGSGYLKLAPHGPLLWSIVLTGAVGKYWLGYSWDDLYEGLADSLLMGLQAILILFVIYGLIATWVSAGTIPGLMYYGLSILTPDVFLPATALLAMVVAFSIGSSWTTAGTLGVAFIGIGSGLGVPTPMTAGAILSGAYAGDKQSPLSDTTNLAAAVTNTDLYDHIRAMRNGTVLAFGLSVLLYAALGLRTVGEIPDGRVAEIQGALAGSYDLSVLVLLPLVVTFGLALYGIPALPTLVAGVFAGTFTTIFVQGRSFTAAWTVFLDGTAPETGMDLVNDLLASGGISGSAWTIAVVVAALSLGGLLERTGVLAVLAHHLATAVRGPRSLVVGTGVSAIFVNAFSAQQYMSIVVPGLTLRNLYDEYGLASDDLSQAIESAGTPTGALFPWHAGAVYMSAVFGVGTLAYAPYYFFAFLSPLILFATTLFGGRYDGSKQTDSATSSAVADD; this is encoded by the coding sequence GTGACATCACTCACTCTCGAACCGCTGACGTACGAGGACATCCCGTCGGAGCGCCGTCCCGGGGTACTCCAAGCGTTGGTCCCCGTACTCGGTGTCGTTCTGTTCCTCGGCATCGGGTCCGGGTATCTGAAGCTGGCCCCACACGGGCCGTTGCTCTGGAGCATCGTGCTGACTGGCGCAGTCGGGAAATACTGGCTCGGCTACTCGTGGGACGACCTCTACGAGGGGCTCGCGGACAGTCTGCTGATGGGACTGCAGGCTATTCTCATTCTGTTCGTTATCTACGGGCTCATCGCGACGTGGGTCAGCGCGGGGACTATTCCCGGGCTGATGTACTACGGGCTCTCGATACTGACACCGGACGTGTTCCTGCCGGCGACAGCGCTGCTTGCGATGGTCGTCGCGTTCTCCATCGGATCGTCCTGGACGACGGCTGGCACCCTCGGCGTGGCCTTCATCGGCATCGGCTCCGGTCTCGGCGTGCCAACACCGATGACTGCCGGTGCCATCCTCTCGGGTGCCTACGCGGGCGACAAACAGTCCCCCCTCTCGGATACGACGAACCTCGCGGCCGCCGTGACGAACACCGACCTCTACGACCACATCCGGGCGATGCGCAACGGGACCGTCCTGGCGTTTGGCCTCTCAGTCCTGCTCTACGCTGCGCTGGGGCTGCGTACTGTCGGTGAAATCCCGGACGGGCGCGTCGCCGAGATACAGGGCGCACTCGCGGGCAGCTACGACCTCTCGGTGCTGGTACTTCTCCCGCTCGTCGTCACCTTCGGGCTGGCGCTGTACGGGATCCCCGCGCTCCCGACGCTGGTCGCCGGGGTCTTTGCCGGGACCTTCACGACCATCTTCGTTCAGGGCCGGTCGTTCACTGCCGCCTGGACCGTCTTTCTCGACGGGACGGCCCCTGAAACGGGGATGGACCTCGTGAACGACCTGCTGGCAAGCGGTGGCATCTCGGGGTCGGCCTGGACGATTGCCGTCGTCGTCGCGGCTCTCAGTCTCGGTGGGCTCCTTGAGCGGACCGGCGTCCTCGCCGTGCTCGCACACCATCTCGCAACTGCTGTCCGCGGCCCGCGCAGCTTAGTCGTCGGGACCGGCGTTTCGGCCATCTTCGTCAACGCCTTCTCGGCCCAGCAGTACATGAGCATCGTCGTCCCCGGACTCACACTACGGAACCTCTATGACGAGTACGGTCTGGCCAGCGACGACCTCTCACAGGCTATCGAGTCCGCCGGAACCCCGACCGGCGCGCTCTTCCCGTGGCACGCCGGTGCCGTCTATATGTCCGCAGTCTTCGGAGTCGGAACGCTTGCCTACGCCCCGTACTACTTCTTCGCGTTCCTCTCGCCGCTGATCCTGTTTGCGACAACGCTGTTCGGTGGTCGGTACGACGGGTCCAAGCAAACTGATTCAGCTACGTCATCCGCTGTCGCGGACGACTGA
- a CDS encoding radical SAM protein yields the protein MTDPETLDVTIVDGYVDEPAHFGVPPYISTYPRYAAGALVDAGVPRKQITYHTIDELREDNAVWRDVEAADLMVYVGGMTVPGKYVGGTPAEPDEVRELAWTADGTSIMGGPVRFGVGEANEGASETARDDLDFDFLAMADVEAAVFDLVDSGLEGFNDRYRDIEEETRWARAGAFVVEQHPNHPDYLICEMETSRGCPYRCSFCTEPMYGNPDFRPPESVVDEVDALSDRGVKHFRLGRQADILAYGGDGEAPNPDALRRLYGGIRDVAPDLETLHLDNMNPITVVKWPEKAREGIRIIAEHNTPGDTAAFGLESADPNVMSDNNLNVTADQCFEAVKIVNEVAGWRPGGDKDTAPNFGDDAARRLPKLLPGINLVHGLKGETRETFEHNKRFLQRVYDEGLMLRRVNIRQVMAFEGTDMADTGAEIAKDHKQLFKQYKQEVRETIDNPMLQRVAPPGTVLPDVHLEYHQDGKTFGRQLGTYPLLVGIPGERELGSVVDIAVTDHGYRSVTGVPYPLDLNSASMNELTAIPGIGRSTAGDVVVNRPYESVGDIDVASIERFATTQSQEGAD from the coding sequence ATGACTGACCCCGAGACGCTCGACGTGACCATCGTCGACGGCTACGTCGACGAGCCCGCACACTTCGGGGTGCCGCCGTACATCTCGACGTACCCGCGGTACGCCGCCGGCGCGCTCGTCGATGCCGGCGTCCCCCGCAAGCAGATAACGTATCACACTATCGACGAACTCCGGGAGGACAACGCAGTCTGGCGAGACGTTGAGGCCGCCGACCTCATGGTGTACGTCGGCGGGATGACCGTCCCCGGCAAGTACGTCGGTGGGACGCCGGCCGAACCCGACGAGGTACGGGAACTCGCGTGGACGGCCGACGGGACTTCCATCATGGGCGGTCCGGTCCGATTCGGCGTCGGCGAGGCCAACGAGGGCGCGAGCGAGACGGCCCGCGACGACCTCGATTTCGACTTCCTGGCGATGGCGGACGTCGAGGCCGCAGTGTTCGACCTCGTGGACTCCGGCCTGGAGGGGTTCAACGACCGGTACCGTGACATCGAAGAGGAGACACGGTGGGCCCGCGCCGGCGCGTTCGTTGTCGAACAGCATCCGAACCACCCTGACTACCTCATCTGCGAGATGGAGACTTCCCGGGGCTGTCCGTACCGGTGTTCCTTCTGTACGGAGCCGATGTACGGCAACCCGGACTTCCGGCCGCCCGAGAGTGTTGTCGATGAAGTCGATGCCCTCTCGGACCGCGGCGTGAAGCACTTCCGACTGGGCCGGCAGGCCGATATCCTGGCCTACGGCGGTGACGGTGAGGCACCGAATCCCGACGCCCTGCGGCGGCTCTACGGCGGTATCCGCGACGTTGCGCCGGACCTTGAGACGCTGCATCTCGACAATATGAATCCCATCACGGTTGTGAAGTGGCCCGAGAAGGCTCGCGAGGGGATTCGCATCATCGCCGAGCACAACACGCCCGGCGACACCGCCGCGTTCGGCCTGGAGTCGGCCGACCCGAACGTGATGAGCGACAACAACCTCAACGTCACCGCCGACCAGTGTTTCGAGGCGGTGAAAATCGTCAACGAGGTGGCTGGCTGGCGACCCGGAGGAGATAAAGACACTGCCCCCAACTTTGGCGACGACGCCGCTCGGCGGCTCCCCAAACTCCTGCCCGGTATCAATCTCGTCCACGGGCTGAAAGGCGAGACGCGGGAGACCTTCGAGCACAACAAGCGGTTCCTCCAGCGGGTGTACGACGAGGGGCTCATGCTCCGGCGGGTGAACATCCGGCAGGTGATGGCCTTCGAGGGGACCGACATGGCCGACACCGGCGCAGAAATCGCTAAGGACCACAAACAACTGTTCAAGCAGTACAAACAGGAGGTCCGTGAGACCATCGATAACCCGATGCTCCAGCGGGTCGCACCACCGGGGACGGTACTCCCCGACGTGCATCTGGAGTATCATCAGGACGGCAAGACGTTCGGCCGACAACTTGGGACCTACCCGCTCCTCGTGGGCATCCCTGGCGAGCGCGAACTCGGCAGCGTCGTCGACATCGCAGTCACCGACCACGGCTATCGGTCGGTCACCGGCGTTCCCTACCCACTTGATCTCAACAGCGCGTCGATGAACGAACTCACCGCGATTCCCGGTATCGGCCGGAGCACCGCCGGCGACGTGGTGGTAAACAGACCCTACGAGTCGGTCGGAGATATCGACGTCGCGTCAATCGAGCGGTTCGCAACCACCCAGTCGCAGGAAGGCGCTGACTAA
- a CDS encoding flippase-like domain-containing protein, with protein MTAVEVSVVLPAYNEADTIEQTVSITLETLASFLPEDAYEVIVAEDGCSDRTPEIATRLANEDSRIRHVHSDDRLGRGGALEYAFDQADGDTLVYFDTDLATDMSHLEELVNAVRIDGYDVATGSRWMPENRADRPAKRGIPSFGYNTLVRTVLRSDLKDHQCGFKSFDRQALETLLPIVQDEHWFWDTELLVKAQRNGYRVKEFPVDWTPKGDSKVDIVRDVFGMGSQILRTFWELSVSPRITREVSLGAGTMLVVVALLLMTQYLDPDRVLAEMAGAAPEIVALSAVVYAVSWPLRGIRYRDILVSMGYRERWGFLTGAIFISQTGNLVFPARAGDAVRAYVIKARRSIPYPSGFASLAVERVFDLLTITLLAGVVMIGLAVTGSAEQLLTALTGDTVGGDAASSGRTAVAVASGVGLAAIGAVVAIVASARSDRNFVRAVIGRLSSDSYADYVAGVIEGFVGDVQTVAADGSAFTRVGIGSLLIWTFDVITALIVFAAFGYSLTPSLVAVGFFAVSVGNLAKVLPLTPGGVGLYEGAFTVIVASLTPVGVAAAIGVAIVDHAVKNVVTIIGGVASMAWLNVSLTTAVEESQSADAIEPETND; from the coding sequence ATGACTGCGGTCGAGGTGAGCGTCGTTCTCCCTGCCTACAACGAGGCAGACACCATCGAGCAGACGGTCTCGATAACGCTGGAGACGCTCGCCTCGTTTCTCCCCGAAGACGCGTACGAAGTCATCGTCGCGGAGGACGGCTGCTCGGACCGCACACCCGAAATCGCGACGCGACTCGCGAACGAGGACAGTCGGATCCGACACGTCCACAGCGACGACCGCCTCGGACGCGGCGGCGCGTTAGAGTACGCCTTCGACCAGGCCGACGGCGACACACTGGTGTATTTCGATACCGATCTGGCGACGGATATGTCGCATCTCGAAGAACTGGTCAACGCCGTCCGAATCGACGGCTACGACGTGGCGACGGGGTCACGGTGGATGCCCGAAAACCGAGCCGACCGGCCCGCAAAGCGTGGCATTCCGAGCTTCGGCTATAACACGCTCGTTCGGACGGTCCTCCGCTCGGATCTTAAGGACCATCAGTGCGGGTTCAAGTCGTTCGACCGGCAGGCACTGGAAACGCTGTTACCCATCGTTCAGGACGAGCACTGGTTCTGGGACACGGAACTGCTCGTGAAGGCCCAGCGCAACGGCTATCGGGTGAAGGAGTTCCCCGTCGACTGGACGCCGAAGGGCGATTCGAAGGTCGACATCGTCCGGGACGTGTTTGGCATGGGCAGTCAGATACTCCGGACCTTCTGGGAACTGTCGGTTAGCCCCCGGATTACACGCGAGGTGTCGCTCGGCGCGGGGACGATGCTGGTCGTCGTCGCACTCCTGTTGATGACGCAGTATCTCGACCCCGACCGCGTGCTCGCGGAGATGGCGGGCGCAGCGCCGGAAATCGTCGCGCTGAGCGCCGTCGTCTATGCCGTCTCGTGGCCGCTCCGGGGTATTCGCTACCGGGACATCCTCGTCTCGATGGGGTATCGGGAGCGGTGGGGCTTCCTGACGGGTGCAATATTTATCAGCCAGACCGGGAATCTCGTGTTTCCGGCGCGGGCCGGTGATGCGGTTCGGGCGTACGTCATCAAGGCCCGGCGTTCGATTCCGTACCCCTCCGGGTTCGCGTCGCTGGCCGTCGAGCGCGTGTTCGACCTGCTGACGATCACGCTGCTTGCCGGCGTCGTCATGATCGGGCTGGCTGTAACGGGGTCGGCCGAGCAGTTGCTGACCGCGCTGACTGGTGATACCGTCGGCGGCGACGCGGCCAGCAGCGGGCGAACTGCCGTGGCCGTGGCCAGCGGCGTCGGCCTCGCGGCGATCGGGGCGGTGGTGGCTATCGTCGCCAGTGCCCGGAGCGACCGGAACTTCGTCCGGGCGGTCATCGGGCGGCTGAGCAGCGACTCCTACGCCGACTACGTCGCCGGCGTCATCGAAGGGTTCGTCGGCGACGTACAGACGGTGGCTGCCGACGGGTCGGCCTTCACCCGTGTCGGCATCGGAAGCCTCCTCATTTGGACGTTCGACGTGATAACGGCCCTGATCGTCTTCGCGGCCTTCGGATACAGCCTGACGCCGTCGCTGGTGGCCGTTGGCTTCTTCGCGGTCAGCGTCGGGAACCTCGCAAAGGTCCTGCCGCTGACGCCCGGCGGTGTCGGCCTCTACGAGGGTGCGTTCACCGTCATCGTCGCGTCCCTGACGCCGGTCGGCGTCGCCGCGGCTATCGGCGTCGCTATCGTCGACCATGCGGTCAAGAACGTCGTCACCATCATCGGCGGCGTCGCATCGATGGCCTGGCTCAACGTCTCACTGACGACGGCCGTCGAGGAGTCCCAGTCCGCCGACGCTATCGAACCGGAAACAAACGACTGA
- a CDS encoding DUF726 domain-containing protein, producing MASVAALGTSGAVRGGKFGGDDGEYTAPAEFPLVSTRDQFTDDAELKSEYTETEYETVGDWESTRASDDTELVIFVHGWSLGETDARNAAYTCQIGLEENEYDQFTVGFTWDADKGDGIGWSEGVAIAKQNGPKLAQWVADHNDSGGLPVRVIGHSLGAKVAVETMASLHERGREDAVESVTLLGGAIGESVVELDEAYGESIEYATTSFDNFHKDDDAVLGTAFSAAEWAEAVGETGVQSPDDAPENYTEHDVTETVADHNSYYEPGEGCLPTVVETFE from the coding sequence GTGGCATCGGTAGCAGCACTCGGTACGAGTGGCGCTGTACGGGGCGGCAAGTTCGGCGGTGATGACGGAGAGTACACAGCTCCAGCGGAGTTCCCACTCGTTTCGACGCGTGATCAGTTCACTGACGACGCTGAACTGAAGTCCGAGTATACAGAGACAGAGTACGAAACAGTGGGGGATTGGGAGTCGACCCGGGCCAGCGACGATACGGAACTCGTCATCTTCGTCCACGGCTGGAGTCTCGGAGAGACGGATGCCAGAAACGCCGCCTACACCTGCCAGATCGGGCTTGAAGAGAACGAGTACGACCAGTTCACCGTGGGGTTCACCTGGGATGCCGATAAGGGCGACGGCATCGGCTGGAGCGAGGGTGTCGCCATCGCCAAACAGAACGGTCCGAAGCTCGCACAGTGGGTTGCCGACCACAACGACAGCGGTGGGCTTCCAGTCCGGGTAATCGGACATTCGCTCGGCGCAAAGGTGGCTGTTGAAACGATGGCGTCGCTTCACGAGCGTGGACGCGAAGACGCAGTCGAGTCGGTGACGTTACTGGGTGGCGCTATCGGTGAATCCGTCGTTGAGCTCGACGAGGCATACGGCGAGTCCATCGAGTACGCCACCACGTCCTTCGACAACTTCCACAAGGACGACGACGCGGTGCTGGGGACTGCATTCAGTGCTGCCGAGTGGGCGGAAGCGGTCGGTGAAACGGGTGTGCAGAGTCCCGATGACGCCCCCGAGAACTACACCGAGCACGATGTAACAGAAACCGTTGCGGACCACAATTCATACTACGAGCCTGGCGAAGGGTGTCTGCCCACTGTCGTTGAGACGTTCGAGTAG